A genomic stretch from Candidatus Methanomassiliicoccus intestinalis Issoire-Mx1 includes:
- the glmU gene encoding bifunctional sugar-1-phosphate nucleotidylyltransferase/acetyltransferase — protein sequence MHILKALILAAGLGNRLKPLTSNTPKPLLFVGGKPFLSHTISALKENEITDVCILTGWKSMKIRDFYGNGSDLGVNLTYIEQKDLKGTASAVLCSEDYMSEPFVCINGDVLASKENLSRLISRYNDTKHDVMGIIEVPDASSFGSVSEKDGILLDIKEKSDEPLSNFINSGLFVFTPDIFEFLHQTPLSCRGEFEITDTIMRAGEEKQVHVVHLSDVWVDIGTPQDLLDANSLLMSSMAPCIEGIVEPGAVIKGDVVIEKGALVRSGSYLEGPIYISSGCDIGPNCYLRPYTCLAQDVRIGAAVEVKNSIIMAGTHIPHHNYVGDSIIGENCNLGSGTKIANLRFDGKNVKLHFEDSCVDSQRRKMGAVIGDSVSTGINSMINAGSIIFENTIIGPGAFVSGRIAPGSRIL from the coding sequence GTGCACATCTTGAAAGCGCTAATACTGGCCGCAGGGCTTGGAAACAGACTAAAGCCGTTAACATCAAACACTCCCAAACCTCTTCTTTTCGTTGGCGGAAAACCTTTCTTATCTCATACGATCAGCGCCCTCAAAGAAAATGAAATCACAGATGTCTGCATTTTAACCGGCTGGAAGTCCATGAAAATAAGAGACTTCTACGGCAACGGCTCTGATCTGGGGGTTAATCTTACCTACATCGAACAGAAGGATCTGAAGGGAACAGCAAGTGCGGTTCTCTGCTCTGAAGATTATATGAGCGAGCCGTTTGTCTGTATCAACGGGGACGTATTGGCATCGAAAGAAAATCTGTCGAGATTGATCAGCCGGTATAATGATACCAAACACGATGTCATGGGCATCATAGAAGTTCCAGACGCGTCATCATTCGGTTCAGTTTCAGAAAAAGACGGTATTTTGTTAGACATTAAAGAAAAATCAGATGAACCCCTTTCAAATTTCATTAATTCTGGACTGTTTGTTTTTACCCCCGATATCTTTGAGTTTCTTCATCAGACCCCGCTGTCCTGCAGAGGGGAGTTTGAAATTACAGACACAATCATGAGGGCTGGTGAAGAAAAGCAGGTCCATGTTGTACATCTGTCTGATGTGTGGGTAGACATAGGAACACCGCAGGATCTTCTGGATGCCAACAGTCTGCTGATGTCTTCGATGGCACCATGCATCGAGGGCATAGTCGAACCAGGGGCAGTCATCAAAGGAGATGTTGTAATTGAAAAAGGAGCGCTGGTGCGTTCAGGTTCATACCTCGAAGGTCCAATTTATATTTCATCTGGCTGCGATATCGGGCCAAACTGCTATCTGAGGCCGTATACCTGTTTAGCGCAGGATGTCCGAATAGGTGCTGCAGTAGAGGTGAAAAACTCGATAATAATGGCTGGCACACACATTCCTCATCATAACTATGTCGGAGACAGCATAATCGGTGAAAACTGCAACCTGGGATCTGGAACAAAAATCGCCAATCTTAGATTTGACGGGAAAAACGTCAAGCTTCATTTTGAAGACTCATGTGTAGACTCGCAACGCCGTAAAATGGGTGCAGTGATTGGAGATTCGGTAAGCACTGGCATAAATTCAATGATAAATGCTGGATCAATCATATTTGAAAATACGATTATCGGGCCAGGAGCATTTGTCTCCGGCAGGATTGCTCCCGGGAGCCGTATTTTGTGA
- a CDS encoding Hsp20/alpha crystallin family protein, which produces MMNEYEVDTVQEREQYKIQIKLPGVDAGDIALEATDAGFCISIGDNSQCFILSHSVDVDNSRAAFDGETLYLEMPIKFPIHGKRLNISSGCLDMGEGKHSCV; this is translated from the coding sequence ATGATGAACGAATATGAGGTAGACACAGTTCAAGAGCGGGAGCAATACAAGATTCAGATAAAACTGCCAGGAGTAGATGCAGGGGACATAGCCCTGGAAGCTACGGATGCAGGTTTCTGCATATCAATCGGAGACAATTCCCAGTGTTTCATACTTTCTCATTCAGTGGATGTAGACAATTCAAGGGCAGCATTTGACGGGGAGACACTGTATCTTGAGATGCCGATCAAGTTTCCCATCCACGGCAAGCGTCTAAACATATCAAGCGGCTGTCTGGATATGGGTGAAGGCAAGCACAGCTGTGTATGA
- a CDS encoding Mov34/MPN/PAD-1 family protein has protein sequence MNRKRIWAIDVGLIESFNESAKASSPNEFASAMREENGVLTELVFLPGSIGSFTSATVPLHMLPIDFSLAGTVHSHPGYSNRPSDEDLHLFGSFGKVHIITCMPYDITSWRSYDKDGNEIKLEIVDI, from the coding sequence ATGAACAGGAAACGAATCTGGGCGATAGATGTTGGACTAATTGAATCATTTAACGAGTCCGCTAAAGCATCTTCGCCCAACGAATTCGCATCAGCCATGAGAGAGGAAAACGGAGTTCTGACGGAGCTGGTATTTCTGCCAGGCAGCATAGGAAGCTTTACTTCAGCTACAGTACCTCTGCATATGCTGCCCATTGATTTCAGCCTGGCCGGCACGGTGCACTCGCATCCGGGATATTCAAACAGACCATCTGACGAAGATCTTCATCTTTTTGGCAGCTTCGGAAAGGTCCATATCATAACCTGCATGCCTTACGACATTACAAGCTGGAGATCGTACGATAAAGACGGAAATGAAATAAAACTGGAGATCGTTGATATATAA
- a CDS encoding NAD(+)/NADH kinase produces the protein MKLGLTANSEIPDAIRVGRRVYNLLKDEDVVLESGIAKLFGKEGKPIEDMDIDVLITVGGDGTILRSLQRTESPIFGINAGVLGFLTEIPENEIEYGLKRLLEGNYMIDERAKLKAEVNGERMYDAMNEAVVHTANVAKIRHFNVYVDDVLAMDVRADGIIVATPTGSTCYAMAVGCPIVDPRVNAITIAPMAPFKFAARPIIVPLDSHVRVEVYKPKPCVCVIDGQQEKDMEGDELTMFSRAESTAKFVSFGSTFYGRMHEKIMCFP, from the coding sequence TTGAAATTAGGACTTACTGCTAATTCTGAGATACCCGATGCGATCAGAGTGGGACGCCGGGTTTACAATTTGCTGAAAGATGAGGATGTCGTTCTGGAGTCAGGTATTGCAAAACTGTTTGGAAAAGAAGGCAAGCCGATAGAAGACATGGACATCGATGTTTTGATCACAGTTGGTGGAGACGGCACTATTCTCCGTTCTCTACAGAGAACTGAGTCCCCTATTTTCGGAATAAACGCCGGAGTGCTGGGATTTCTTACTGAAATACCAGAAAATGAGATTGAATACGGCCTGAAACGTCTTCTTGAAGGCAACTACATGATTGACGAGCGTGCTAAACTCAAGGCCGAAGTAAACGGGGAAAGAATGTATGATGCCATGAATGAAGCTGTGGTCCATACTGCAAATGTTGCCAAGATACGGCATTTCAATGTGTATGTCGATGATGTGCTGGCAATGGATGTCAGAGCTGACGGAATCATTGTTGCAACTCCCACCGGATCCACCTGCTATGCGATGGCTGTCGGGTGTCCAATCGTTGACCCGCGGGTGAATGCAATAACAATTGCCCCGATGGCACCGTTCAAATTTGCTGCCAGACCGATAATCGTGCCTCTTGACAGTCATGTAAGAGTTGAAGTGTACAAACCAAAACCATGTGTGTGCGTAATTGACGGCCAGCAGGAAAAAGATATGGAAGGCGATGAACTCACGATGTTTTCCAGAGCCGAGTCGACAGCTAAGTTCGTATCGTTTGGAAGTACATTCTACGGCCGCATGCACGAAAAGATTATGTGTTTTCCATGA
- a CDS encoding inositol monophosphatase family protein, translating to MLKALDEIAHRVWRAVNNLPEEFDRGKTLYMGADGSPTSAIDKTAEDAILNAVDDLDLKVNILSEEAGYIDRGYSETLVVDPVDGTHNATLGLPFYTVSLAVGKNSLQGITQAVVKNLVTGDVYTAEKGEGSRLNNKPIHVKEFNTTFPSLLCYVGHHVPQDTFDKVVKCAPIRSLGCASVEMCMVANGYFDAHYYNTNQYSKNIRVVDIAASALILREAGGEIVDLNDKILDMPFDLDMRSGFIAYNDEKVKEILL from the coding sequence ATGCTTAAAGCACTAGATGAGATCGCACATAGAGTCTGGAGAGCGGTTAATAATCTCCCAGAAGAGTTCGATCGTGGAAAAACTCTTTACATGGGTGCGGACGGGTCTCCAACATCCGCAATAGATAAAACTGCAGAAGATGCAATACTTAATGCTGTAGACGACCTAGATCTGAAAGTCAATATTTTGAGTGAAGAAGCTGGCTATATCGACAGAGGATACTCAGAAACTCTGGTTGTAGATCCTGTCGATGGAACCCATAATGCTACACTCGGTCTTCCTTTTTACACAGTATCCCTGGCAGTAGGAAAAAACTCACTGCAGGGCATCACTCAGGCTGTTGTTAAAAATCTGGTAACAGGCGATGTGTACACCGCAGAAAAAGGAGAAGGATCTAGACTAAACAACAAACCAATTCACGTCAAAGAATTCAACACTACGTTTCCTTCACTGTTATGCTATGTAGGACACCATGTACCGCAGGACACTTTTGACAAAGTCGTTAAATGTGCACCGATAAGATCACTTGGATGTGCATCTGTGGAAATGTGCATGGTAGCAAACGGATATTTCGATGCTCATTACTACAACACAAATCAGTACTCGAAGAATATCCGCGTAGTAGACATTGCGGCGAGCGCTCTCATATTGAGGGAAGCTGGCGGAGAAATCGTAGATTTAAATGATAAAATACTGGACATGCCGTTTGATCTTGATATGAGGAGCGGTTTTATAGCATACAATGATGAAAAAGTAAAGGAGATATTACTTTGA